From one Trifolium pratense cultivar HEN17-A07 linkage group LG1, ARS_RC_1.1, whole genome shotgun sequence genomic stretch:
- the LOC123904066 gene encoding tyrosine-protein phosphatase RLPH2-like, with amino-acid sequence MSEPPESSRIICCIGDIHGYITKLQNLWSNLENTINPSQFKTATIIFLGDYCDRGPQTRQVIDYLISLPTRYPNQKHVFLAGNHDFAFAAFLRLLPPPLDGSDFCDGWKEFEESEEREGWFNGDGYEKMHLQGRRWSGKIKAKFNVAKGTEYQGSIYDAGPTFQSYGVSHGSADLVNAVPDEHKKFLADLVWVHEEDDVFINTDDGVKCCKLIAVHAGLEKGVDVKEQMKILKARDTRIPKVQPLSGRKNVWDIPEELSASPTIIVSGHHAKLHVEGLRLIIDEGGGYPDKPVAAILLPSMKIIRDTDVLAK; translated from the exons ATGTCAGAACCCCCTGAATCCAGTAGGATCATATGCTGCATCGGCGACATCCACGGCTACATAACCAAACTCCAAAACCTCTGGTCAAATCTCGAAAACACAATCAACCCATCACAATTCAAAACCGCCACAATAATCTTCTTAGGTGATTACTGCGATAGAGGTCCACAAACTCGTCAAGTAATCGATTATCTCATTTCTTTACCAACTCGTTACCCTAATCAGAAACACGTGTTCCTCGCTGGAAACCATGACTTTGCTTTCGCCGCTTTCCTCCGCCTCCTCCCGCCACCGCTTGATGGATCTGATTTTTGTGATGGGTGGAAGGAGTTTGAGGAAAGTGAAGAGAGAGAAGGGTGGTTTAATGGTGATGGATATGAGAAGATGCATTTACAAGGGAGAAGATGGAGTGGGAAAATTAAAGCTAAGTTTAATGTTGCTAAAGGGACTGAGTATCAGGGTTCTATTTATGATGCTGGTCCCACTTTTCAATCTTATGGAGTTTCTCATGGGTCTGCTG ATCTGGTTAATGCAGTTCCTGATGAGCATAAGAAATTTCTTGCCGATTTGGTGTGGGTCCACGAAGAG GATGATGTCTTTATAAACACTGATGATGGAGTTAAGTGCTGCAAGTTGATTGCTGTTCATGCTGGTTTGGAGAAAGGTGTAGATGTGAAAGAGCAGATGAAAATTTTGAAAGCTCGAGATACTCGGATACCAAAGGTGCAGCCTTTAAGTGGTAGAAAGAATGTATGGGATATTCCAGAG GAACTAAGTGCAAGTCCAACTATCATTGTTAGTGGTCACCATGCAAAACTCCATGTTGAAGGTTTAAGGTTGATAATTGACGAAGGCGGTGGATACCCTGATAAACCAGTAGCTGCAATTCTTCTTCCTTCCATGAAGATTATTCGTGATACTGATGTATTGGCAAAATAG
- the LOC123895640 gene encoding uncharacterized protein LOC123895640: MADSSNYMQPSIPKFDGHYDHWSMLMENLLRSKEYWSLIEDGVIEAPAGATQDQIQAARESKLKDLKAKNFLFQAIERSILETILTRGTAKEIWDSMLQKYCGSTKVKRAQLQALRKEFEMLNMRIGESIDEYFSRTLSIANKMTSHGDTITQSTIVEKILRSLTSRFNYVVCSIEESNDTTTMTVDQLQSSLLVQEQRMRHQKDEQEQILKISNGGRGSGGRGDNSNARGRGRGRGRGGR, encoded by the coding sequence ATGGCGGATTCAAGCAACTACATGCAACCATCAATTCCCAAGTTTGATGGACACTATGATCACTGGTCAATGTTAATGGAGAATCTCTTGAGATCCAAAGAGTATTGGAGTCTCATCGAGGATGGAGTAATTGAGGCTCCTGCAGGAGCAACTCAAGATCAAATTCAAGCTGCACGAGAGAGCAAGTTGAAAGATTTGAAAGCAAAGAATTTCTTGTTTCAAGCAATAGAAAGATCCATTCTTGAAACAATCCTCACTCGAGGCACTGCAAAAGAGATATGGGATTCAATGCTCCAGAAGTATTGTGGATCCACCAAGGTCAAGAGAGCTCAGCTGCAAGCTCTGAGGAAAGAATTTGAGATGCTGAACATGCGAATTGGTGAGTCTATTGATGAATATTTTTCAAGAACACTGAGTATTGCTAACAAGATGACAAGCCATGGAGATACCATCACTCAGAGCACAATAGTTGAAAAGATCTTGAGATCTTTAACCTCAAGGTTCAATTATGTGGTGTGCTCAATTGAAGAGTCTAATGATACCACCACAATGACTGTGGATCAGCTGCAAAGCAGCCTGCTGgttcaagaacaaagaatgaGGCATCAGAAAGATGAACAAGAACAAATTCTGAAGATTTCTAATGGTGGAAGAGGCTCAGGAGGTAGAGGAGATAACTCTAATGCAAGGGGTCGTGGTAGAGGCCGTGGTAGAGGAGGAAGATGA